One segment of Macaca fascicularis isolate 582-1 chromosome 2, T2T-MFA8v1.1 DNA contains the following:
- the PTPN23 gene encoding tyrosine-protein phosphatase non-receptor type 23 isoform X3 encodes MAAHEASSLYSEEKAKLLREMMAKIEDKNEVLDQFMDSMQLDPETVDNLDAYSHIPPQLMEKCAALSVRPDTVRNLVQSMQVLSGVFTDVEASLKDIRDLLEEDELLEQKFQEVVGQTGATSVPSKAELAEVRREWAKYMEVHEKASFTNSELHRAMNLHVGNLRLLSGPLDQVRAALPTPALTPEDKAVLQNLKRILAKVQEMRDQRVSLEQQLRELIQKDDITASLVTTDHSEMKKLFEEQLKKYDQLKVYLEQNLAAQDRVLRALTEANVQYAAVRRVLSDLDQKWNSTLQTLVASYEAYEDLMKKSQEGRDFYADLESKVAALLERTQSTCQAREAARQQLLDRELKKKPPPRPTAPKPLLPRREESEAMEAGDPPEELRSLPPDMVAGPRLPDTFLGTATPLHFPPSPFPSSTGPGPHYLSGPLPPGTYSGPTQLIQPRAPGPAAMPVAPGPALYPAPAYTPELGLVPRSSPQHGVVSSPYVGVGPAPPVAGLPSAPPPQFSSPELTMVVRPATTTVDSIQAPIPSHTAPRPNPTTAPPQPRFPVPPPQSLPTPYTYPVGTKQPVPAQHHFSPGIPAGFPAPRIGPQPQPHPSRAFGPQPPQQPLPLQHPHLFPPQAPGLLPPQSPYSYAPQPGVLGQPPTPLHTQLYPGPAQDPLPAHSGALPFPSPGPPQPPHPPLAYGPAPSARPVGPQAAPLTIRGPSPAGQPTPSPHLVPSPAPSPGPGSVPPRPPAAEPPPCLRRGAAAADLLSSSPESQHGSTQPPGGGQPLLQPTKVDAAEGRRPQALRLIERDPYEHPERLRQLQQELEAFRGQLGDVGALDTVWRELQDAQEHDARGRSIAIARCYSLKNRYQDVMPYDSNRVVLRSGKDDYINASCVEGLSPYCPPLVATQAPLPGTAADFWLMVHEQKVSVIVMLVSEAEMEKQKVARYFPTERGQPMVHGALSLALSSVRSTETHVERVLSLQFRDQSLKRSLVHLHFPTWPELGLPDSPSNLLHFIQEVHAHYLHQRPLHTPIVVHCSSGVGRTGAFALLYAAVQEVEAGNGIPELPQLVRRMRQQRKHMLQEKLHLRFCYEAVVRHVEQVLQRHGVPPPCKPLASASISQKNHLPQDSQDLVLGGDVPISSIQATIAKLSIRPPGGLESPVASLPGPAEPPGLPPASLPESTPIPSSSPPPLSSPLPEAPQPKEEPPVPEAPSSGPPSSSLELLASLTPEAFSLDSSLRGKQRMSKQNFLQAHNGQGLRATQPSDDPLSLLDPLWTLNKT; translated from the exons ATGGCTGCCCACGAGGCCTCGTCACTCTACAG TGAGGAGAAGGCCAAGCTGCTCCGGGAGATGATGGCCAAGATTGAGGACAAGAATGAGGTCCTGGA CCAATTCATGGATTCAATGCAGTTGGATCCCGAGACCGTGGACAACCTTGATGCCTACAGCCACATCCCACCCCAGCTCATGGAGAAGTGTGCGGCCCTCAGCGTCCGGCCCGACACTGTCAGGAACCTTGTCCAGTCCATGCAAG TGCTGTCAGGTGTGTTCACGGATGTGGAGGCTTCCCTGAAGGACATCAGAGACCTGCTGGAGGAGGATGAGCTGCTAGAGCAGAAGTTTCAGGAGGTGGTGGGCCAGACGGGGGCCACCTCCGTCCCCTCCAAGGCTGAGCTGGCAGAGGTGAGGCGAGAATGGGCCAAGTACATGGAAGTCCACGAGAAGGCCTCCTTTACCAACAGTGAGCTGCACCGTGCCATGAACCTGCACGTTGGCAACCTGCGCCTGCTCAGCGGGCCACTTGACCAGGTCCGGGCTGCCCTGCCCACACCGGCCCTCACCCCAG AGGACAAGGCTGTGCTGCAGAACCTAAAGCGCATCCTGGCCAAGGTGCAGGAGATGCGGGACCAGCGTGTGTCCCTGGAGCAGCAGCTGCGTGAGCTTATCCAGAAAGATGACATCACTGCCTCACTGGTCACCACAGACCACTCAGAGATGAAG AAGCTGTTCGAGGAGCAGCTGAAAAAGTACGACCAGCTGAAGGTATACCTGGAGCAGAACCTGGCCGCCCAGGACCGTGTCCTCCGCGCACTGACAGAGGCCAACGTGCAGTACGCAGCCGTGCGGCGGGTACTCAGTGACCTGGACCAAAA GTGGAACTCCACGCTGCAGACCCTGGTGGCCTCGTATGAAGCCTATGAGGACCTGATGAAGAAGTCACAGGAGGGCAGGGACTTCTACGCAGACCTGGAGAGCAAGGTGGCTGCTCTGCTGGAGCGCACGCAGTCCACCTGCCAGGCCCGTGAGGCTGCCCGCCAGCAGCTCTTGGACAG GGAGCTGAAGAAGAAGCCGCCGCCACGGCCCACAGCCCCAAAGCCACTGCTGCCCCGCAGGGAGGAGAGTGAGGCAATGGAAGCAGGAGACCCCCCCGAGGAGCTGCGCAGCCTTCCCCCTGACATGGTGGCTGGCCCACGACTGCCCGACACCTTCCTGGGAACTGCCACCCCACTCCACTTTCCTCCCAGCCCCTTCCCCAGCTCCACAGGCCCAGGACCCCACTATCTCTCAGGCCCCTTGCCCCCTGGTACCTACTCAGGCCCCACCCAGCTGATACAGCCCAGGGCCCCAGGGCCCGCTGCAATGCCCGTAGCACCTGGACCTGCCCTCTACCCAGCCCCTGCCTACACACCGGAGCTGGGCCTTGTGCCCCGATCCTCCCCCCAGCATGGCGTGGTGAGCAGTCCCTATGTGGGGGTAGGGCCGGCCCCACCAGTTGCAGGTCTGCCCTCTGCCCCACCTCCTCAATTCTCAAGCCCCGAGCTGACCATGGTGGTTCGGCCAGCCACCACCACAGTAGATAGCATCCAGGCGCCCATCCCCAGCCACACAGCCCCACGGCCAAACCCCACGACTGCTCCTCCCCAGCCCCGCTTCCCGGTGCCCCCACCACAGTCACTGCCCACACCTTACACCTACCCCGTAGGGACCAAGCAACCCGTCCCAGCCCAGCACCACTTCTCTCCTGGGATCCCTGCAGGTTTTCCAGCCCCGAGGATtgggccccagccccagccccatcctTCACGAGCATTTGGGCCTCAACCCCCACAGCAGCCCCTTCCACTCCAGCATCCGCACCTCTTCCCACCCCAGGCCCCAGGACTCCTACCCCCACAGTCCCCCTACTCCTATGCCCCTCAGCCTGGGGTTCTGGGGCAGCCGCCAACCCCCCTGCACACCCAGCTCTACCCAGGTCCTGCTCAAGACCCTCTGCCAGCCCACTCAGGGGCTCTGCCTTTCCCCAGCCCTGggccccctcagcctccccatcccCCCCTGGCATATGGTCCTGCCCCTTCTGCCAGACCCGTGGGCCCCCAGGCAGCCCCTCTTACCATCCGAGGGCCCTCGCCTGCTGGCCAGCCCACCCCCAGTCCCCACCTAGTGCCTTCACCTGCTCCATCTCCAGGGCCCGGTTCTGTGCCCCCTCGGCCCCCAGCAGCAGAACCACCCCCTTGCCTGCGCCGAGGCGCTGCAGCTGCAGACCTGCTCTCCTCCAGCCCGGAGAGCCAGCATGGCAGCACTCAGCCTCCTGGGGGTGGGCAGCCCCTGCTGCAGCCCACCAAGGTGGACGCAGCTGAGGGCCGTCGGCCGCAGGCCCTGCGGCTGATTGAGCGGGACCCCTATGAGCATCCTGAGAGGCTGCGGCAGTTGCAGCAGGAGCTGGAGGCCTTTCGGGGCCAGCTGGGGGATGTGGGGGCTCTGGACACTGTCTGGCGGGAACTGCAAGATGCACAGGAACATGATGCCCGAGGCCGTTCCATCGCCATCGCCCGCTGCTACTCACTGAAAAACCGGTACCAGGATGTCATGCCGTACGACAGTAACCGTGTGGTACTGCGCTCAGGCAAGGATGACTACATCAATGCCAGCTGCGTGGAGGGGCTCTCCCCATACTGCCCGCCACTAGTGGCCACCCAGGCCCCACTGCCCGGCACAGCTGCTGACTTCTGGCTCATGGTCCATGAGCAGAAAGTGTCAGTCATTGTCATGCTGGTTtctgaggctgagatggagaaG CAAAAAGTGGCACGCTACTTCCCCACCGAGAGGGGCCAGCCCATGGTGCACGGTGCCCTGAGCCTGGCATTGAGCAGCGTCCGCAGCACTGAAACGCATGTGGAACGTGTGCTGAGCCTGCAGTTCCGAGACCAGAGCCTCAAGCGCTCTCTCGTGCACCTCCACTTCCCCACTTGGCCTGAGTT AGGCCTGCCCGACAGCCCCAGCAACTTGCTGCACTTCATCCAGGAGGTGCACGCACATTACCTGCATCAGCGGCCGCTGCACACGCCCATCGTTGTGCACTGCAG CTCTGGTGTGGGCCGCACGGGAGCCTTTGCGCTGCTCTACGCAGCTgtgcaggaggtggaggctgggaaTGGAATCCCTGAGCTGCCTCAACTGGTGCGACGCATGCGGCAGCAGAGGAAGCACATGCTGCAGGAGAAG CTGCACCTCCGGTTCTGCTATGAGGCAGTGGTGAGACACGTGGAGCAGGTCCTGCAGCGCCATGGTGTGCCCCCTCCATGCAAACCCTTGGCCAGCGCAAGCATCAGCCAGAAG AACCACCTTCCTCAGGACTCCCAGGACCTGGTCCTCGGTGGGGATGTGCCCATCAGCTCCATCCAGGCCACCATTGCCAAGCTCAGCATCCGGCCTCCTGGGGGATTGGAGTCCCCAGTTGCCAGCTTGCCAGGCCCTGCAGAGCCCCCAGGCCTCCCGCCAGCCAGCCTCCCAGAGTCTACCCCAATCCCATCTTCCTCCCCGCCCCCCCTTTCCTCCCCGCTGCCTGAGGCTCCCCAGCCTAAGGAGGAGCCGCCAGTGCCTGAAGCCCCCAGCTCGGggcccccctcctcctccctggagCTGCTGGCCTCCTTGACCCCAGAGGCCTTCTCCCTGGATAGCTCCCTGCGGGGCAAGCAGCGGATGAGCAAGCAGAACTTTCTGCAGGCCCATAACGGGCAAGGGCTACGGGCCACCCAGCCCTCTGACGACCCCCTCAGCCTTCTGGATCCACTGTGGACACTCAACAAGACCTGA